The genomic DNA ACGCGACGACCGTTCTGGACCGTTCGATTTCGGAAAAAGGCATCTACCCGGCTGTGGACCCACTGGGCTCCACGTCGCGTCTGCTTGATCCGCTGGTCATCGGCGAAGAGCACTACAAAGTCGCAACCGACGTTCAGCAGATCCTTCAGCGCTACAAATCGCTGCAAGACATCATCGCGATCCTCGGCATGGACGAGCTGAGCGAGGAAGACAAACTGACCGTGGCCCGTGCCCGTAAGATCGAACGCTTCCTCAGCCAGCCTTTCGACGTTGCGAAAGTCTTTACCGGTGCGGATGGCAAGCAGGTTCCGCTGGCCGACACGATCCAGTCCTTCAAGGAAGTTGTCGCCGGTGAATACGATCACCTGCCCGAAGGCGCGTTCTACATGGTTGGTGGCATCGACGAAGTGAAGGCGAAAGCCGAGAAAATGGCAGCCGACGCCGCCTGATAGGAGCACCTGAACATGGCAGACACGATGCAATTCGATCTGGTGTCGCCTGAGCGGCGCCTCGCCTCCGGCCAGGTGGCTTCGGTGCAGATCCCCGGTGCGGATGGTGACATGACGGCGATGCCCGATCATGCCCCCACCATCACCACGCTGCGCCCCGGTCTGCTGACTGTGGACGGGCCCGATGGCCAGTCCCAGTACGTGGTGACCGGTGGCTTTGCCGAAATCACCGCCACCGGTGTGTCGGTGCTGGCCGAACGTGCGCTGGCACGCGAGGACATGACCCAAGAGGCCATGGACGAGATCATGGAAGAAGCCAAAAACACCTATACCAAGGTGAAAGAGGCCTTTGAAAATGAACCCGGTCCTGTGGACGACGCGGCCAAGCTGCTGTCGGACATGGTTGCCATGGGTGAGGAAATTGGTTTGTCTGCAAAGCAGCCAAGCCTCTGATCTGACGTCCAATGACGATTTTCGGGCCCGGTGCAGCGATGCGCCGGGCCCGACTTCTTTTGCGGCCCTGTCTTTCCCGAAAGGAACGCGCTAGACCTACGCCCAACAAGGGAAAGCCGGGTTCGTCAGATGAAAAAACTACGCAGTAGCGTGCTGGGTATCGCCAACGGGGACGAGGTGTTGTTCGAGGATTTCACCGACGATGGCGAGATGTGGACGGGGCGTGGACAACGCGAACGCCGCCGCCGGATCAAGTTCTCCGAACCCTTCGAGCGCCCCCCTACGGTGCAGCTGAACATCTCGCTTTGGGACATGGACGCATCGAACATCCTGCGCGCCGATCTGGCGGCAGAGGCGGTCACCGAAAGCGGTTTCGACATGGTGTTTCGCACCTGGGGGGACACTCGTGTCGCCCGCATTCGCATTGCCTGGACGGCAATCGGCGAACTGCCCGACCCCGATACATGGGACGTCGGATAACGCGCTGCCAGAGCAGGGGGCTTAGGTGCCGGTGTACATCCCGTCGTAGATCGGGCCGAGTGTATTCTGCTCGAACAGCGATGACACAGAGGTGCCGTTCCAGATATTGAGGATCGCCTGCGCAAAGATCGGGGCGGTCGGTACAATGCGGATGTTTGACGCGGCCTTGATCGCGTCCGTGGGGGCGATACTGTCGGTGATGACCAGCGACTTCATGACCGACTTTGTGACGCGGTCAACCGCGGGGCCGGACATGACACCGTGGCTGATGTAGGCGTGCACCTCGTTGGCCCCGTTTTCGATCAGCACTTCGGCCGCCTTGCACAGCGTGCCGGCGGTGTCGCAGATATCGTCCACGATCAGGCATGTCTTGCCGGTCACGTCACCGATCACGGTCATCTCGGCAATCTCACCGGGTTTTTCACGGCGCTTGTCCACGATGGCCAGCGGCGCGTTTAGACGCTTGGCCAATTCACGGGCACGGGCCACGCCCCCGACATCGGGCGAAACGATCATGAGATCGGACATCTGGTCCTTGAACTGATCCTTGATGTCCAGCGCAAACACCGGAGAGGCGTAGAGGTTGTCGACAGGAATATCGAAGAAGCCCTGGATCTGCGCGGCGTGCAGGTCCATCGTCAGCACCCGTTCGATCCCGGCACCCACCAGCATATTGGCGACCAGCTTGGCGGTGATGGGCGTGCGGGCCTTTGTGCGGCGGTCCTGACGGGCATACCCGAAGTAGGGCAGCACTGCCGTCACCCGCGATGCGGAGGACCGGCGCAGGGCGTCGGCCATGATCATCAACTCCATCAGATTGTCGTTCGCCGGGTTCGACGTCGACTGGATGATGAACATGTCCTCTCCGCGCACGTTCTCGAAAACCTCGACGAAAATCTCGCCGTCGTTAAAGCGTTCGACCCGCGCATCCACCAATCCGACATTCACCCCGCGGTGCAGCGACATGCGCCTTGCGATGGCATTGGCCAGCGGCATGTTGGCGTTGCCGGAAATCAGCTTTGGCTCTGACGAATTGGGCATGGGGGAGAGGCTCCGTAGCAGCGGTATAACAGAATCGTTACGTTGAACCCCGATTAACAGAACCTTAGGGTCGCGCAAAGCACACACACCCAACCGGAGAGCCAAATGACCCAGATCGACTACTATTTCGCGACGCTGTCACCTTACT from Sulfitobacter sp. S190 includes the following:
- a CDS encoding H-type lectin domain-containing protein, whose product is MKKLRSSVLGIANGDEVLFEDFTDDGEMWTGRGQRERRRRIKFSEPFERPPTVQLNISLWDMDASNILRADLAAEAVTESGFDMVFRTWGDTRVARIRIAWTAIGELPDPDTWDVG
- a CDS encoding ribose-phosphate pyrophosphokinase, with product MPNSSEPKLISGNANMPLANAIARRMSLHRGVNVGLVDARVERFNDGEIFVEVFENVRGEDMFIIQSTSNPANDNLMELMIMADALRRSSASRVTAVLPYFGYARQDRRTKARTPITAKLVANMLVGAGIERVLTMDLHAAQIQGFFDIPVDNLYASPVFALDIKDQFKDQMSDLMIVSPDVGGVARARELAKRLNAPLAIVDKRREKPGEIAEMTVIGDVTGKTCLIVDDICDTAGTLCKAAEVLIENGANEVHAYISHGVMSGPAVDRVTKSVMKSLVITDSIAPTDAIKAASNIRIVPTAPIFAQAILNIWNGTSVSSLFEQNTLGPIYDGMYTGT
- a CDS encoding F0F1 ATP synthase subunit epsilon, coding for MADTMQFDLVSPERRLASGQVASVQIPGADGDMTAMPDHAPTITTLRPGLLTVDGPDGQSQYVVTGGFAEITATGVSVLAERALAREDMTQEAMDEIMEEAKNTYTKVKEAFENEPGPVDDAAKLLSDMVAMGEEIGLSAKQPSL